The segment AACAAACTTCTTATATGCACATCTCCATCTCAGAGAGATGTAAATTGCTATTCTATATTCCATAATACATAACatgatttattctttaaaaaaataaagaaccttaattatactaaaaattaaaGTAGATCTTAATCTGTTATAGCCAACTTGTTATAACTCATCGTTAACTGTTCTACAAAATGTATATGTGACTATATGTGTGTTCCTTCTcattccattttttcccattcttggAGTCTTCTTCTAGATcaaacttcattattttaaatatacacaacTACAATTAGTTTGCTTCtagcctctctctcccccagactAACCTACATGTATCTCCAAGGTCATTTTTCTGAATAGcaattcatattttattctcCTGCCaggaaatttttaatatttcaaacattCTACATAGGATCAGATATAATGTCCTCCATTAACTAGACAAGATGAATAAAGGTGACTGTTCTATACATTTAGACACTTAAACTtgatgttatgtttatttattatggttTGGAACAATAGCCTGACACAATTCAGTGAGAGTAATAACAATTGGTAATGAAAGTTACTATTGGATTTTCTCCTGATTTACTCTGGTAATTGTGGAATTTTCAGTAAGATAATGCCAGACAACtttgaaattacatttatatatcttttagcAAACACAGTCTAATGATTTAGAGATTAGTAGTTCATATAAATACaactttctctttgtcccttttcTATAAAACAGTTTAATGAATTAAAATCAGTTTTCCATAGAAGATGAAGTTTATTTAACAATATTATAattcttcatacattttttaagaCCATTTATCACTTCCTTATTTCTTAAGctataaataaaaggatttaatAAAGGAATTACAATTGTATAGAAAATTGCCACTGGTATGTCTTTATCCCCTTCTTCAAATGGTCTAATATACATGAGAAGACAAATGTAGAATATTGAGACAGATAGAAAGTGGGATGCACAGGTAGAAAAGGCTTTACCTCGCCCCTCttttgatgtaattttaaaaattgtgaaaaggATGCAAATATAAGAGAACAAGACAGTGGCAATGGTGAAGATTTGAATTGGCATTGAAAAAATATAGATCATTAGTTCGTTGATATAAGGGTCAGTACAGGAGAGTCTATAGAGTGGAAGAATATCACAAAAAAAGTGGTCAATTTGATTAGACCTGCAGAAAGTTAACCTTAACAGAAGCCCTACATGGATCATGGAATGCAGGTTACTAGCTATGAAGGTCCCTACGGTCATCTGAATGCAGAGTTTCTTTGACATCATGGTATGGTACTGTAGTGGGCTGCAAATGGCCACATAGCGATCATAAGCCATTGCTGCCAGAAGAAAGCAATCTGCAGTTTCAGcaaggcagagaaaataaaattgtgccaTGCATTCATAAAGGGAAATCATTTTTCCCTCAGAAAAGAAGTTCTCTAACATCTTGGGGATGATGGCACAGGAACAACAGGAATCCATTAGAGCCAAGTTGCCCAGAAAGATGTACATTGGTGTGTGAAGACGATGCTCCATAGAAATCAATGCCACCAGGCCAAGATTTCCCACCATGGTGATTAGATAGATGGCAAATAACACCAAAAACAGGAGAATATTCAGCACTGGATGATCTGTAAATCCTATGAGGATAAACTCAGTTGTCAAAGAGTTATTTTCCTTAGCCATTCCTGGCTTTTCAGCTGAGatagaagtaaagaaatgaaattctaaatTAGAGTGTGTTTATTCTTCCCTCTAATTTCCCcatatacaaaaagaaagaagctattttattttattttattttattttatcttattttattattttttattctcaagttagttaacatacagtatagtcttggcttcaggaatagaacccagggatttatctcttacatatgacacccagtgctcatcccaaaaagtgtactccttaatgcccatcacccatttcccccatccccctacctccatcaaccctcagttttttctctgtatttaactctcttatggtttgccttcctctctgtttttatcttatttttccttcccttcccctatgttcatctgttaagtttctcagattccacatatgagtgaaattatatagtatctgtcaaattaacaactcaggaaacaacagatgttggcgaggatgtaggagaaaggggagaacctattacactgttggtgggaatgcaaactggtgcagccactctggaaaacagtgtggaggttcctcaaaaaattaaaaatagaactaccctatgacacagcaattacactactaggaatttatctgaaggatacaaaaatgctgatttgaaggggcacatgcaccctaatgtttatagcagcactgtcaacaatggccaaattatggaaagaccccaaatgcccatcaagtgatgaatggattaagaagatgtggtacatatatataaaatggaaagaaactctTTTTAAATCATCCTATACTGTTTCCTACAAACTAGCACATACACACTAGGTTAAgtctgtgagaaaaaaaagtatcacaGATTGTGTACACAgggatcatttaaaaatgtccaGTGTGAACTCTCAGGACataaaggctttttctgcatAAATTATCCAATGATAATGTACAGATTCCTAGACAGTATATATAATTTGACATTTCTAAAATTAGAAGACATTTTCTAATGGTATCTTTTtccccaaggaaagaaaaaataaacatattttagatACTATGGAATTGATATGATGTTGGAAATAAATtactttagatattttaaatgtctaaatGTATTATTTGTAAAACCTCACAGACTCACAGtggattttaaaaatggcttcttggagcacctaggtggttcagtcagttaagtgtctgacttttgatttcagttcagatcatgatctcactgtcatgagttcaagcccatgtcactCTCCACgctgagtctccctctctttctgcccttcccctgcctgctcgtgtgcactcactctctctctaaaaaaataaatac is part of the Prionailurus viverrinus isolate Anna chromosome C2, UM_Priviv_1.0, whole genome shotgun sequence genome and harbors:
- the LOC125175370 gene encoding olfactory receptor 5K4-like, whose amino-acid sequence is MAKENNSLTTEFILIGFTDHPVLNILLFLVLFAIYLITMVGNLGLVALISMEHRLHTPMYIFLGNLALMDSCCSCAIIPKMLENFFSEGKMISLYECMAQFYFLCLAETADCFLLAAMAYDRYVAICSPLQYHTMMSKKLCIQMTVGTFIASNLHSMIHVGLLLRLTFCRSNQIDHFFCDILPLYRLSCTDPYINELMIYIFSMPIQIFTIATVLFSYICILFTIFKITSKEGRGKAFSTCASHFLSVSIFYICLLMYIRPFEEGDKDIPVAIFYTIVIPLLNPFIYSLRNKEVINGLKKCMKNYNIVK